The following is a genomic window from Myxocyprinus asiaticus isolate MX2 ecotype Aquarium Trade chromosome 38, UBuf_Myxa_2, whole genome shotgun sequence.
cttacaggacttgaaggatctgctgctaatatcttggtgccagataccacaggacaccttcagggctCTTGTAGAGTCTATGCCTCATTGGGTCGGCACTTTTTTGGTGGCACACAGAGGactaacagcatattaggcaggtggtcataatgttttggctcatctctGTAGTGCTGTTATGGCCTGCATGTATGGGActaaaattgtgctttttttgcctttttagagcttgacagcctgtctgttttcattgtatggaaaatagtagggctgggtgataaaccgatatcgatatttatagagaaaaaaaaaatcctctatcaaagaaacattttagtaattttcaatatttagcctatgttctaaaTAGACAATCGGTTCAGGTGCATGTTGCTAAAAACGCAAGGAGtttggcaaagttatacacacaactagctaaatGAATCACAGTCAACTAGCTAAATGAATCACAGTCATTAAATCAGCCAGTTAAGAAGTATTAGCTGGCTAGGGGCTATATAGCCCTGCTGTCATATAAACCATAGATAtgcccagggttgggagggttacttttgaaatgtattccactacagattacagaatacatgctgtgaaatgtcatttgtaacgtattccgttagataactcaaagtcagtaacgtattctaaatacttttttttgttttgactatgaaaactctgccagtacagtaagacaaaatacacatgttaaaaatacattctctgaaaaacctaaatatcttatgcagtgttttttctaaaacaagataaataaaactgatcttgttttaaggatttttagatatttttacaaaaaaaacaatacaaaaattattatcaagaatatgatttttgccctaatatcaaaggtcttactagaaaaaaagaaattatgatccaatgtgaattttcttgataaaaaaatatgatcgttccTGGTAAGATGTgcttgtaaaatggctagaaatagcattttatcttagcgtaaagctgacaatttacacaaggtttatttctatttcttctgctccaaacttacttcaaacttacttctctgtctgctcgtatgaatgtaacacatcataagagagtttcaccgctgctcaaatgcactttggatcgcatcatttatatgtgtagatgttttccatctgaaaagactaaatattaaatgaaacaaatgacaataaaatgcaaagtaatctgttcagtaatcaaaatactttttgaatgtaactgtattctaattaccaatgatttaaattgtaactgtagtggaatacagttacttatattttgtattttaaatacgtaatcctgttacatgtattccgttactccccaaccctggatatacATACGTAGAttccttattagcagctgttccaaTGGACCGCTATACTTTGGTGTGTCTGCCATATTGGAAAGGTCAGGAGCTGTCTGTCAATACCTGAAAGTATATGGTCTGCAACAGTCTGGAGTATTTTCCAGCCAACTTTCAAATGATCTGATATTCCATAAACATTGGGCAATATTTTAGGTGATCTAAAAATTCCAAATTAAACTGAATATTGGTAAAATGCTCttataaataatgttaataatcaGAGCACTTTCTGATGCTGGAAGCTTCAAATATGCTGTAGAATCAGTGGTACTAGTGATCATAAACGCAGTGGGATAGATTGGTCATAAAGGAATCTAGCTCCAAAAATATCCATAATATGTATGTTTGTTCAAAccatgaatttgttttttaatctaacatccaaaatataataaaacatcaaTAGTAAGGTTATATTACTATACAGTAAGAACTTTTCAGAGTTTTATGATGGAGtggtgtggtgtagtggactaaagcactgaactggtaagcaaaaggttgttggttcaattcccacagccaccaccattgtgtctttgagcaaggcacttaactccaggttgctccagggggattggcactgtaagttgctttgtataaaagtgtctggTAAATGTTATGATAGTAAGTTACTATAAATAAATCTTACTTGATGCAATTTCATGACTTCtcttctaaaacattttataatttttttttagcaaattgcAAATAAAGTCCTCTACAAATGAAAGTATCATGGCATATgtactgaaaattagcacccagtcagtcAATTCATTACTTGATTTATGCAGcagttgatgccagatgggctggtttgattatttctgtaactgctgatcttctggaattttcacgcacaacagtctctagaatttattctgtatggtaccaaaaacaaaaaacatccagtgagtggcagttctgtggatggaaatgccttgttgaaacCTCCAACGGCATCCACAGGGGGAAAACTATCGGCGAACTATCGCGTTAATTTctgccgataaccaatagttccaaaagtaGCTATCAGCACCGATATATCGGCAAAACCGATGTCGGTCGACCTCTagacaaaatgttaatttctgagtgaaaatacaaaaaattccCAAGGACGATATGGGTAAATGACACAATTGTGTCATCAGGAACGGTGTCCTCCATGTTTCGATGACTTCCTCTACATTTGTGATGATGCCTACAAAAGACGGGAACTCCCAGCCATGGAAATGAACGTCTTAAGGGGACTCAACTTTGATATTAACATCCCAGTGCCTTACCGATTCCTCAGACGCTACGCAAAGGTCAGAGCGCTCAAAAGACATAACCACTAACAATAGGCTTCCACTTTTATTCAATTTTGTCGATAGTTTACGCTTTACCTATAAATACCATTTCTCCCAATAATATAAATGTTTCATGACTTAACTGATCCTGCAGGTAGCCCGTGTGAATATGGAGACTCTTACGTTTGTGCACTATGTGTGTGAGTTGAGCTTGCTAGAGGTAGAGCTTGTGCCAGAAGTAGCGTCTCTGCTGGCTCTCATAATCCAAGGCCTTGGAGGATGGGTGAGGAAAACAGACATGGCATTTAAGACCACAGCAAACTGGTTGTGAATGGATGcatgacacaaaaacaaatctATAATTATTTCTCAAATTATTTACTATATAATGTATACTGACACTATACACTCTGTAAAGATCGATGTTCATTGGACGAAAGGCCTTTAACACGATTTTTTTGGGGCCTGTCCGGATCCCGTGCCTCTCTGGGAGtctctatatgatgattggtcAAGCTTTCAAATGGGCGGGAATTTTTTTGCAACTAATGGGCAGTAATTGAAATGGTGATGTATGTGACTGATGGTTTAAGAAATGTACATTAAAGAAGTAAAACAGTTTGCTAATGCTGATTTATGTTGACTAAGCTGAATACAATGTTGGCCAAAATCACTTTGGATGCATCATTGAGCTTTAGTTTCACTATTGGCAAATAAgataactcaccctcatgttgttttgtgttctgtggaattTTAGAAGAATGGCCTTTTTGGCTTGAATGGACTGGGCTTGTCAGGCTGCAAATCGGcaaactctaaaatgacattttggagcttgatagccccaGTTTTAATAAGGATGTTAAGGTTTCATGGtatacctcggttttaaaacCGAAGGTATTCATACTGTTGGCATCTTCTCATTTACAGTATTGCATTAATATAAAGTTcaacttttctaaaatccaaatcagttaaattaagacagaatctgcTACATTTACACAACATCATATAAACTTGACATGATAAAATAAATCTCTAAATTGCAACTaatgcattttacatttaacaGTCACTCctttttaaaggtgacatgcGCGTTACAAACAGAGTGCGAGCGCAGCACACGGACATGTCGGAGCCTAAATTTTATTTCCCCCATTAATGAAGCCTAAAAGATCAGCTATTGTCTAGTATGTCgttaaaattaatcaaataagaaaacgagaaaaccactttTGGCTGGATACCTTCAGTGATTgaaagttttaatgcattataattatacagtaaaaaaaaaaaacagtaattttaGTATGTtacataacataattttttttttttttcaatttctgaatgtttacttgaatacttgatactgctgttacaAACTTTAAGCaccattttcttaatttgtatctttgttctattgttttaatttgttccattgcttgtaatttgtttctttgttcttattttattactgtcttgaaacaatatttactcaaattagtattttgttgtgggttcaattggtattgagaactgtcaaattgctttcatatgcaagcaaaatggacattataactcgTGTAAATATAAA
Proteins encoded in this region:
- the LOC127428786 gene encoding G2/mitotic-specific cyclin-B3-like; this encodes MHNQPDLNQDMRAILIDRMVELQLYVNENFELNHETLYLYLAVKITDHYLALSDAGSFKYAVESVVLVIINAERCPPCFDDFLYICDDAYKRRELPAMEMNVLRGLNFDINIPVPYRFLRRYAKVRALKRHNH